A part of Anaerolineales bacterium genomic DNA contains:
- a CDS encoding alpha/beta hydrolase: protein MSIPVARGKAYPGSQITIEQTLETGANYYRYIAWYKSDGLKIYGLLTVPFGEKPEAGWPAIVFNHGYIAPMAYRTTQRYISYVDQLARSGYIVFKIDYRGHDRSEGDAGGAYGNPGYTTDTLNAVSSLQTFPQADPQRIGMWGHSMGGFITLRAMVISSQIKTGVIWSGVVASYPDLLCCWHHIPPRDPTLSPDPDYQVRWRDVWQSQFGTPEENPDLWKQISANSYLQDLSGPLQIHHDVGDSEVPVKFSQDLYQAILESGSPYPVEYYEYPGNDHDIANYFNLAMRRTIEFFDKYLKGDG, encoded by the coding sequence ATGAGTATCCCCGTTGCCAGGGGTAAAGCTTATCCAGGCAGCCAGATCACCATTGAGCAAACCCTGGAAACGGGTGCAAATTATTACCGCTATATCGCCTGGTATAAATCGGATGGACTGAAGATTTACGGCCTGTTGACCGTTCCCTTTGGTGAGAAGCCTGAAGCTGGCTGGCCTGCCATCGTATTCAACCATGGCTACATCGCTCCAATGGCCTACCGGACCACTCAAAGATATATTTCTTACGTCGACCAGCTGGCACGCAGTGGTTATATCGTGTTTAAGATCGATTACCGCGGACATGACCGCTCAGAAGGAGATGCCGGAGGAGCGTACGGCAACCCAGGCTATACCACCGACACACTGAACGCTGTTTCTTCCCTGCAGACCTTCCCACAAGCAGATCCACAGCGGATTGGCATGTGGGGCCATTCCATGGGAGGCTTCATTACCCTTCGCGCTATGGTCATTTCATCCCAGATCAAAACTGGGGTGATCTGGTCGGGGGTAGTCGCGTCATATCCCGACTTGTTATGCTGCTGGCACCATATCCCACCCAGGGACCCGACGCTATCCCCCGACCCGGATTACCAGGTTCGCTGGCGGGATGTGTGGCAGAGCCAATTCGGTACCCCTGAAGAAAACCCTGATCTTTGGAAGCAGATCTCCGCAAATTCGTACCTGCAAGATTTATCGGGACCACTCCAAATTCATCACGATGTTGGGGATAGCGAAGTGCCGGTGAAGTTCTCGCAAGATTTGTACCAGGCGATCCTGGAGAGTGGCTCACCTTATCCAGTGGAATATTACGAGTATCCTGGCAATGACCATGATATTGCCAATTATTTCAACCTGGCGATGAGGCGCACGATCGAGTTTTTTGATAAGTACTTGAAAGGTGATGGCTAG